The proteins below are encoded in one region of Shewanella putrefaciens:
- a CDS encoding methylated-DNA--[protein]-cysteine S-methyltransferase — MSYLTHRLNVAPSSAAYLPCVAQQLVTPVGVLQLNANPYGISHLTLVGSSRTDIPLANSTTDDVNRAKAHINEAVEQLEQYFAGKRLGFELALAPKGTDFQRQVWQALLDVNYGQSCSYSDIAEQIGRPKAVRAVGAANGANPIAIIVPCHRVIGKNGKLTGYAYGLEMKQQLLMLESASKRASFTLE, encoded by the coding sequence ATGTCTTATTTAACACATCGATTAAATGTCGCGCCGAGCAGTGCAGCATATTTACCCTGCGTAGCACAGCAATTAGTGACGCCAGTTGGCGTTTTACAGCTTAATGCGAATCCCTATGGGATCAGTCATTTAACCCTTGTTGGTTCGTCCCGAACCGACATTCCTTTAGCCAATAGCACTACAGATGACGTCAATCGAGCTAAGGCCCATATCAACGAAGCTGTGGAGCAGCTTGAGCAATATTTTGCGGGTAAGCGCCTTGGGTTTGAATTGGCCCTTGCTCCTAAAGGGACGGATTTTCAGCGCCAGGTTTGGCAAGCGTTGCTGGATGTGAATTATGGCCAGAGTTGCAGTTATTCCGACATTGCCGAGCAGATTGGTAGGCCAAAGGCCGTGCGTGCCGTCGGCGCGGCGAATGGGGCAAATCCCATCGCCATTATCGTGCCATGCCATAGGGTGATAGGGAAAAATGGCAAGTTAACTGGCTATGCCTATGGGCTCGAGATGAAACAACAGTTGTTAATGCTGGAATCGGCGAGCAAGCGTGCGAGTTTTACGCTAGAATAG
- a CDS encoding DNA-3-methyladenine glycosylase 2 family protein, giving the protein MKRTDHIECNADSGELQLKAHSAPIRGELSSAICREARLSRDPRFDGKFFVGVLTTGIYCRNVCPAVAPKEENVRYFESQVKAAQAGLRPCLRCRPDSAPGSNPWKGTGTTLDRALGLIDAGLLCGEQALTVDGLADKLGISSRYLNKLFSEGFGTSPKQYALYRQLLFAKQLLHQTQLPITQVALAAGFNSIRRFNEAFQQRLQLTPTQLRKTSLKKAAKMTEIEIATEKNGLSTMLDLSHGLTLYQYYRPPLDWSAQLAFFRLRAVAGMEWFTPLDKLNGGAGITSDSMQHIACEDEATSLEYGRCIAIGKMRAVVQIAHEPSLHRFKLTVMLTADSPLEALQKLILEVRRILDLDADMQLIEQNLQALPQLNLVPFSGLRIPGAGSLFEAVCRAILGQQVTVAQATKLLNQLVEAYGERFELNGREYRLFPTPETIRGASLSELKMPGARKLALNALAAFICENADASVDDWLSVKGIGPWTIAYAKLRGLGDPNIFLHSDLIVKKRLLAHYLGHYDKDRLNALGEDVLKPLDYPQLCQQLGRDIAPWGSYLTFQLWHQV; this is encoded by the coding sequence ATGAAAAGAACAGATCATATAGAGTGCAATGCCGATAGTGGTGAGTTGCAGTTAAAGGCGCATTCGGCGCCTATTCGAGGTGAACTCTCGTCTGCTATCTGCCGTGAGGCTCGTCTGAGTCGTGACCCTCGTTTTGATGGGAAATTCTTTGTGGGAGTGTTAACCACAGGTATTTATTGCCGAAATGTGTGTCCAGCCGTGGCGCCAAAGGAAGAAAATGTGCGCTATTTTGAGTCCCAAGTCAAAGCGGCGCAGGCGGGATTACGCCCCTGTTTACGTTGCCGGCCCGACAGTGCGCCAGGTTCCAACCCGTGGAAAGGGACTGGCACAACGCTCGATAGGGCGCTTGGCTTGATCGATGCCGGTTTACTCTGCGGTGAGCAAGCGTTAACGGTCGATGGGCTTGCCGATAAATTGGGGATCAGTAGTCGCTACCTCAATAAGCTTTTCAGCGAAGGTTTTGGCACTTCACCTAAACAATACGCGCTCTATCGCCAGTTGTTGTTTGCCAAACAACTCTTGCATCAAACCCAATTACCTATCACTCAGGTGGCGCTTGCGGCGGGATTTAACAGTATTCGCCGCTTTAATGAGGCGTTTCAGCAGCGGCTGCAACTGACGCCCACACAGTTAAGAAAAACATCACTGAAAAAAGCTGCAAAAATGACTGAGATTGAAATCGCTACGGAAAAAAACGGCTTAAGCACAATGCTAGATCTGTCCCATGGGCTCACTTTGTACCAATATTACCGACCTCCCCTCGATTGGTCGGCGCAACTGGCTTTTTTTCGGCTACGCGCCGTGGCCGGAATGGAATGGTTTACACCGCTGGACAAGTTAAACGGGGGCGCTGGGATAACGTCAGATTCCATGCAGCATATAGCCTGCGAGGATGAGGCAACTTCCCTTGAATATGGTCGCTGTATTGCCATAGGCAAAATGCGCGCTGTCGTTCAAATTGCCCACGAACCTTCATTGCACAGATTCAAACTGACAGTGATGTTGACCGCAGACTCCCCATTAGAGGCGTTACAAAAACTCATTCTTGAAGTGCGGCGCATACTCGATCTCGACGCAGACATGCAGTTGATTGAACAGAATTTACAGGCCCTGCCTCAGCTTAATTTAGTGCCGTTTAGTGGGCTGCGAATTCCGGGGGCGGGGTCCTTATTTGAGGCGGTTTGCCGCGCAATTTTAGGCCAGCAAGTGACAGTGGCTCAAGCGACTAAGCTACTTAATCAATTGGTTGAAGCCTATGGTGAGCGGTTTGAACTCAATGGCCGCGAATATCGGTTGTTTCCAACGCCTGAAACGATCCGTGGGGCGAGCTTGAGTGAACTTAAAATGCCGGGGGCGCGTAAACTGGCATTAAATGCATTAGCGGCTTTTATTTGTGAGAACGCCGATGCAAGTGTCGACGATTGGTTAAGCGTTAAAGGTATTGGCCCCTGGACAATTGCCTACGCCAAACTTCGAGGTCTTGGCGATCCCAATATCTTTTTGCATTCGGATCTTATCGTTAAAAAGCGGTTATTGGCGCACTATTTAGGTCACTATGACAAGGATAGGCTTAACGCTTTAGGGGAGGATGTTTTAAAACCCCTTGATTACCCTCAACTATGTCAGCAGTTAGGGCGAGATATTGCCCCCTGGGGTAGTTATTTAACCTTCCAGTTGTGGCATCAAGTGTGA
- a CDS encoding ABC transporter ATP-binding protein, whose amino-acid sequence MFKRFESWVEALPDVEPTKPPTGIYAFCRHYTKGYELPLILMSVLTALLAMLEVSLFGFMGQLVDWLVNKNPQTLFQDEGTTLLLMGAMVMIVMPLLVLLHALIMHQTLLGNYPMSIRWLAHRYLLKQSVSFYQNDFAGRIATKVMQTSLAVRETVMKLLDVLVYILVYFTSMLVMIASADVRLVLPMLVWLALYIGLQWYFVPRLKTVSTEQADARSTMTGRIVDSYTNITTVKLFAHTDKEADYAKESMYSFLDTVYRQMRLVTGISVSVQVINYLLAFSIAAVSIALWVDSAITVGAIAIAVSLALRLNGMSQWIMWEISSLFENIGTVTDGMNTLSKTTIIQDAPDAKELTVTQGKIDFNQVDFHYGEQTGVIDHLNLTIKAGEKVGLVGRSGAGKSTLVNLLMRFYDVENGQISIDDQDIKTVRQDSLRSQIGMVTQDTSLLHRTIRENILYGNPNATDEQLNCAIKQAQAHDFINELTDPNGNHGLDAQVGERGVKLSGGQRQRIAIARVLLKNAPILLLDEATSALDSEVEAAIQESLYELMQGKTVIAIAHRLSTIAAMDRLIVLDQGRIVEQGTHQELIAAGGIYAQLWAHQTGGFLGVE is encoded by the coding sequence ATGTTTAAACGATTCGAATCTTGGGTTGAAGCCCTACCCGATGTAGAGCCCACTAAACCCCCAACGGGCATTTATGCTTTTTGTCGCCATTACACTAAAGGCTATGAGCTGCCATTGATACTCATGTCAGTGCTTACTGCACTACTGGCCATGCTTGAGGTCTCGCTATTTGGCTTTATGGGCCAATTAGTCGATTGGTTAGTGAACAAAAATCCCCAGACCCTATTCCAAGATGAAGGCACAACCCTGCTGTTGATGGGCGCTATGGTAATGATAGTCATGCCATTATTGGTGTTATTACACGCACTCATCATGCATCAAACCCTGCTTGGCAATTATCCCATGTCCATTCGTTGGCTTGCCCATCGTTATTTACTTAAGCAGAGCGTGTCTTTCTATCAGAATGATTTCGCGGGCCGAATTGCCACTAAAGTCATGCAAACCTCTTTGGCCGTGCGTGAAACTGTGATGAAGCTGCTCGATGTGTTGGTTTACATTTTAGTGTATTTCACGTCTATGTTAGTGATGATTGCCAGCGCGGATGTGCGTTTAGTGCTGCCAATGTTAGTCTGGTTAGCGCTCTACATTGGCCTGCAATGGTATTTTGTCCCTAGATTGAAAACGGTTTCCACTGAACAAGCGGATGCTCGGTCAACCATGACGGGGCGTATTGTCGATAGCTACACCAATATCACCACAGTGAAACTTTTTGCCCATACGGATAAAGAAGCCGACTATGCAAAGGAAAGCATGTATAGCTTCTTGGACACGGTTTATCGCCAAATGCGCTTAGTGACTGGAATAAGTGTCAGCGTGCAAGTGATCAACTACCTGCTTGCATTCAGTATTGCAGCGGTTTCAATTGCCCTTTGGGTTGATAGCGCTATTACCGTTGGAGCCATCGCCATCGCCGTGAGTTTAGCGCTACGCTTAAACGGTATGTCACAGTGGATCATGTGGGAAATCAGTTCGTTATTTGAAAATATCGGCACTGTCACCGATGGGATGAATACCCTTTCGAAAACGACGATTATTCAAGACGCACCCGATGCCAAAGAACTTACTGTCACCCAAGGTAAAATTGATTTTAACCAAGTGGACTTCCATTACGGTGAACAAACCGGGGTAATTGACCACCTTAATCTGACGATTAAAGCCGGGGAGAAAGTGGGACTCGTAGGTCGCTCTGGCGCAGGAAAATCGACCCTAGTTAACCTACTAATGCGTTTTTATGATGTTGAAAATGGTCAAATTAGTATTGATGATCAAGACATAAAAACAGTTAGGCAAGATTCTCTGCGCTCACAAATCGGCATGGTGACCCAAGACACTTCACTCTTGCACCGCACCATCCGTGAAAATATTCTCTATGGCAACCCTAATGCCACTGATGAGCAACTAAATTGTGCCATTAAACAGGCTCAGGCCCATGATTTTATTAATGAACTTACCGATCCCAACGGTAATCATGGCTTAGATGCCCAGGTCGGAGAGCGCGGAGTAAAACTCTCCGGTGGGCAAAGGCAACGTATTGCGATTGCGCGGGTGTTATTAAAAAATGCGCCGATCCTATTGCTCGATGAAGCCACATCGGCACTGGATTCTGAAGTCGAAGCCGCAATTCAAGAAAGTTTGTATGAGTTAATGCAAGGCAAAACCGTTATCGCCATCGCCCATCGTCTTTCGACCATTGCCGCCATGGATAGGCTGATAGTGCTAGATCAGGGTCGTATCGTCGAGCAAGGTACGCATCAAGAGCTAATTGCCGCAGGCGGTATCTATGCACAGCTATGGGCTCACCAAACTGGTGGTTTCTTAGGTGTAGAGTAA
- the gltX gene encoding glutamate--tRNA ligase has product MTTKTRFAPSPTGFLHVGGARTALYSWLQARANNGEFVLRIEDTDIERSTQAACDAILEGMNWLGLTWDEGPYYQTKRFDRYNEIIAQMLEQGTAYKCYCSRERIDALREAQAANGEAQKYDGCCRDLPARVLSAGESDEPFVVRFKNPIGGSVVFDDHVRGRIEFSNDALDDLIIARTDGVPTYNFCVVVDDWDMGITCVVRGEDHINNTPRQINILKALGAPIPEYAHVSMILGDDGAKLSKRHGAVSVMQYRDDGYLPEALLNYLVRLGWSHGDQEVFSLEEMKQYFKLDDINKAPSAFNTEKLVWLNQHYIKTLDPDYVASHLQWHMDDQKIDTSNGPALSAVVTALAERAKTLKELAASSRYFYEDFAEFDAEQAKKHLRGVALEPLQLVQQKLAALPEWTAEAIHQAIEDTATELNVGMGKVGMPLRVAVTGAGQSPGLDITLFLIGRSRSEQRISKAIEFVADRINS; this is encoded by the coding sequence ATGACAACTAAGACGCGTTTTGCCCCTAGTCCAACAGGCTTTTTGCACGTGGGCGGTGCCCGTACTGCACTTTATTCTTGGTTACAAGCCCGCGCCAATAATGGTGAGTTTGTATTACGCATTGAAGATACGGATATTGAACGTTCGACCCAAGCTGCTTGTGATGCCATTTTAGAAGGCATGAATTGGCTAGGTTTGACTTGGGACGAAGGTCCATATTACCAAACTAAGCGTTTTGACCGTTATAACGAAATCATCGCGCAAATGTTAGAGCAGGGTACAGCATATAAATGTTATTGCTCACGTGAACGCATCGATGCCTTGAGAGAAGCACAAGCAGCAAATGGTGAAGCGCAAAAGTACGATGGCTGCTGCCGTGATTTGCCTGCGCGTGTTCTGTCAGCGGGTGAGAGTGACGAGCCTTTCGTTGTGCGTTTCAAAAATCCAATTGGCGGTTCTGTGGTATTTGACGATCACGTTCGTGGTCGTATTGAATTCTCAAACGATGCATTAGATGACTTGATCATCGCCCGTACCGATGGTGTACCTACCTATAACTTCTGTGTCGTCGTAGACGATTGGGATATGGGGATCACTTGTGTGGTACGTGGGGAAGATCATATCAATAACACTCCGCGCCAAATCAACATCCTTAAAGCGCTAGGTGCACCTATTCCTGAATATGCCCATGTATCGATGATTTTGGGTGATGACGGCGCTAAGTTATCTAAGCGTCATGGTGCGGTGAGCGTAATGCAATATCGTGATGATGGCTATTTACCCGAAGCGCTGCTCAACTATTTAGTGCGTTTAGGTTGGTCACACGGCGATCAAGAAGTTTTCTCTCTCGAGGAAATGAAGCAATACTTTAAGTTAGACGATATTAACAAGGCGCCTTCTGCTTTTAATACTGAAAAATTAGTTTGGTTGAACCAACACTATATTAAGACGCTCGATCCTGACTATGTAGCTTCTCACTTACAGTGGCACATGGACGACCAAAAGATTGATACCTCAAATGGTCCTGCCTTATCTGCCGTCGTCACTGCATTAGCTGAACGCGCCAAGACCTTAAAAGAGTTAGCCGCCTCTAGTCGCTATTTTTATGAAGACTTCGCAGAGTTCGATGCTGAGCAGGCGAAAAAGCATTTACGTGGTGTAGCACTTGAGCCATTACAATTAGTACAGCAAAAGTTAGCCGCATTACCTGAGTGGACTGCTGAGGCGATTCATCAGGCGATTGAAGATACTGCGACTGAATTAAATGTGGGTATGGGCAAAGTGGGTATGCCATTACGCGTTGCTGTCACTGGAGCAGGGCAGTCACCGGGCCTTGATATTACGTTATTTTTAATTGGAAGAAGCCGTTCTGAGCAAAGAATATCCAAAGCGATTGAATTTGTAGCAGATAGAATAAATTCCTAA
- a CDS encoding TRAP transporter substrate-binding protein, with protein sequence MTLNQQIGITRPLKTVAKMLALASVFATSFNLFAAPVEIKFSHVVAENTPKGQMALKFKELVEQRLPGEYTVSVFPNSQLFGDNNELAALLLNDVQFVAPSLSKFERYTKRLQVFDLPFLFNDMDAVNRFQQGEAGQTLLNSMSRKGIVGLGYLHNGMKQFSANTPLKQPTDAKGLKFRVMASDVLAAQFDAVGAIPVKKPFSEVFTLLQTRAIDGQENTWSNTYSQKFYEVQSHITESNHGVLDYMVVTSDAFWKGLPADKRKIIKEALDESIALGNKIAAEKDNEDKKLILDSKRSTLVTLTPAERQQWVDVMKPVWAKFEDQVGKDVIEAAVAANKQ encoded by the coding sequence ATGACATTGAATCAACAGATTGGAATCACCCGCCCATTGAAAACCGTTGCGAAAATGCTCGCCCTCGCCTCGGTGTTCGCAACTAGCTTTAACCTGTTCGCCGCCCCAGTTGAAATCAAATTTTCCCACGTTGTTGCGGAAAATACCCCAAAGGGCCAAATGGCACTTAAATTTAAAGAACTGGTCGAACAACGTTTACCGGGTGAATACACTGTCAGCGTATTCCCTAACTCACAGTTATTTGGGGATAACAATGAGTTAGCAGCACTTTTGTTAAACGATGTGCAATTTGTGGCCCCTTCACTCTCTAAATTTGAGCGTTACACTAAACGCCTACAAGTATTTGATTTACCATTTTTATTTAATGATATGGACGCAGTAAACCGTTTCCAACAAGGTGAAGCAGGCCAAACGCTGCTGAACTCTATGAGCCGCAAGGGAATTGTCGGTTTAGGCTATCTGCACAATGGTATGAAACAATTCTCTGCCAATACCCCGCTAAAGCAACCTACCGATGCTAAGGGTCTTAAGTTCCGTGTTATGGCCTCTGACGTATTAGCGGCTCAGTTTGATGCCGTCGGTGCCATCCCAGTGAAAAAACCTTTCTCTGAAGTGTTCACCCTGCTACAAACCCGCGCCATCGATGGTCAAGAAAATACTTGGTCTAACACTTACTCACAAAAATTCTATGAAGTTCAAAGCCATATTACTGAAAGTAACCATGGTGTCTTAGATTACATGGTCGTGACTTCTGATGCGTTCTGGAAAGGCTTACCCGCTGACAAACGTAAGATCATCAAAGAAGCATTAGATGAATCCATCGCCTTAGGTAATAAAATCGCGGCCGAGAAAGACAACGAAGATAAGAAGTTAATCCTTGATTCTAAACGTTCTACCTTAGTGACTTTAACACCTGCTGAACGCCAACAATGGGTCGATGTAATGAAGCCAGTTTGGGCTAAGTTTGAAGATCAAGTCGGTAAAGATGTGATTGAAGCCGCTGTTGCTGCAAATAAACAATAA
- a CDS encoding TRAP transporter small permease: MISRIFGYFEEGVLNLLITLMTLLVFSEVVARFFFHTGFLWIQELTLTLCGWFVLFGMSYGVKVGAHIGVDAFVKNLAPRAKKITALLTTLICLVYCGLFLKGSWSYLSQMYQIGVPMEDIHFPQFLLHSIDPDVAWNTFKIDVEDGAVPIWLSQSILLIGFSMLTWRFLELFIAILRNQASGVHLADEAKESMHLIDKKLPADEADHNKTQKGDK; the protein is encoded by the coding sequence GTGATATCGCGAATTTTTGGTTACTTTGAAGAAGGTGTACTCAATCTTTTGATCACCTTAATGACACTACTCGTATTTTCCGAGGTCGTAGCCCGATTTTTCTTCCATACGGGTTTTTTATGGATCCAAGAGCTCACATTAACCCTCTGTGGTTGGTTTGTGTTATTTGGTATGTCCTATGGCGTAAAAGTCGGTGCCCATATCGGTGTCGATGCCTTTGTTAAAAACTTAGCACCAAGGGCCAAAAAAATCACCGCCCTACTGACTACCTTAATTTGTTTAGTCTATTGCGGGCTGTTTTTAAAAGGCAGTTGGAGTTATTTAAGCCAAATGTACCAAATCGGTGTACCGATGGAAGATATTCATTTCCCTCAGTTTTTACTACATTCAATCGATCCTGATGTTGCTTGGAACACCTTTAAGATTGATGTAGAAGATGGTGCTGTCCCTATTTGGTTATCACAAAGCATCTTACTCATTGGTTTCAGTATGCTGACTTGGCGCTTCCTAGAGCTATTTATTGCCATCCTACGAAACCAAGCTTCAGGCGTCCACCTTGCCGATGAAGCCAAAGAAAGCATGCACTTAATCGATAAAAAACTGCCCGCAGACGAAGCAGACCATAACAAGACTCAAAAAGGGGATAAATAA
- a CDS encoding TRAP transporter large permease, whose product MTIAILFIVLFGCMFLGMPIAIALGFSSMLTILLFSNDSLASVALKLYESTSEHYTLLAIPFFILSSAFLSTGGVARRIIDFAMDSIGHVRGGLAMASVMACMLFAAVSGSSPATVAAIGSIVIVGMVKAGYPEKFAAGVITTSGTLGILIPPSIVMLVYAAATEVSAARMFMAGLIPGLMMGLLLMVAIYIVARFKNLPSRPFPGFKQLGISSSKALGGLALIFIVLGSIYGGVASPTEASAVACVYAYFIAVFGYRDIGPLKNVAWRNPNENLVAACGRNLAHMVLGLIKTPIDKEVRHVVRDGVKVSIMLLFIIANAMLFAHVLTTERIPHIIAEYIVSMGLPAWGFLIIVNLLLLAAGNFMEPSAIVLIMAPILFPIATQLGIDPIHLGIIMVVNMEIGMLTPPVGLNLFVTAGITGRSIGWVIQSVLPWLVLMLVFLVLITYVPQISLFLPELLDKLNGY is encoded by the coding sequence ATGACGATTGCAATACTATTTATCGTCCTATTCGGCTGTATGTTTTTAGGCATGCCAATCGCGATTGCGCTCGGTTTCTCCAGCATGCTGACCATTTTATTATTTTCGAATGATTCTTTAGCTTCTGTCGCCCTAAAGCTATATGAATCCACTTCGGAACATTACACCCTATTAGCTATTCCATTCTTCATTTTATCCTCTGCATTTTTATCTACTGGCGGTGTAGCAAGGCGGATTATTGATTTTGCGATGGACAGTATAGGACATGTCCGTGGTGGTTTAGCCATGGCATCCGTGATGGCCTGTATGCTATTTGCCGCAGTTTCAGGTTCATCCCCAGCAACCGTTGCGGCGATTGGTTCTATCGTTATCGTGGGTATGGTGAAAGCCGGTTACCCCGAAAAATTCGCCGCGGGCGTGATTACTACTTCGGGTACGCTTGGCATTTTGATCCCACCTTCGATTGTGATGTTGGTTTATGCGGCGGCAACGGAAGTGTCAGCGGCCAGAATGTTTATGGCGGGCCTAATCCCTGGTTTAATGATGGGATTACTGCTAATGGTCGCCATTTATATCGTCGCCCGTTTCAAGAATCTGCCGTCACGCCCTTTTCCTGGTTTTAAGCAACTTGGGATATCCAGTAGTAAAGCCCTCGGCGGATTGGCGCTGATCTTTATCGTATTAGGTTCCATCTATGGCGGCGTAGCAAGTCCAACCGAAGCCTCGGCCGTCGCATGTGTCTATGCGTACTTTATTGCCGTATTTGGCTACCGCGATATTGGCCCATTGAAGAATGTTGCATGGCGCAACCCAAATGAAAACCTAGTCGCGGCATGCGGGCGTAACTTAGCCCATATGGTGCTAGGCTTGATTAAAACCCCGATTGACAAAGAAGTGCGTCATGTCGTGCGTGATGGCGTGAAAGTCAGCATTATGCTGCTGTTTATCATAGCTAACGCTATGCTGTTTGCCCATGTGTTAACCACAGAGCGCATTCCACACATTATTGCCGAATATATAGTCAGTATGGGCTTACCCGCTTGGGGCTTCCTGATCATCGTTAACTTACTGCTGCTGGCTGCGGGTAACTTTATGGAGCCGTCCGCCATTGTGCTGATTATGGCGCCAATCCTTTTCCCCATCGCAACCCAGTTAGGGATTGATCCTATCCATTTAGGCATCATCATGGTGGTGAACATGGAGATTGGAATGCTAACACCGCCGGTGGGACTCAACCTCTTCGTGACGGCGGGGATCACAGGCCGCAGTATTGGTTGGGTTATCCAATCTGTGCTCCCGTGGTTAGTCCTGATGTTGGTCTTCTTAGTCCTTATCACCTATGTGCCACAAATATCACTGTTTTTACCCGAACTGCTCGATAAGCTGAACGGATATTAA
- a CDS encoding sensor histidine kinase: MLPMTPKAKKRLLLTIALLAGLFAILKLTYWVHLHQGKVEIQQQSEKQLKELVSFLDGALSRYESIPHVLSTNPMLANVLNDQQNPNKIQELNLYLEEIQHVTEASDIYLIDALGIAIAASNWQQSFSFIGKDYSFRPYYTDAISGNLGRYYAVGTSSDKRGFYFSYPIYQRGGKGILGAIIVKVDIADIEQQSTSIAMAGQYQFLISDPDDIVFISSVDEWRLTSLTPLTQAKQYALNASKRYAERPIGELLMKPQYQEKGNNGDHIYQIRTGNALAQYMDTHHLMTKAGWRVHILSPMKPLLESMPAMMLLSASIYLLLALGILFSSERRRNLQRMQLAQNLLEQRVEERTQDLLQANNRLKDTQDELIQAAKLTVIGSLSASINHELNQPLAALRSYAQNTQTFLARNMQDKALDNLKIIIELTDRLADIVGQFKSFTRKSQGNDSATDINRCIKQALTIVQPEIDKQGVELDVQLPEGQYQVWGDKVRLQQVFVNIMSNAIVAMQLSVKRRLIIRVTSEDKFCISIQDSGPGVRESQMEKIFEPYFTTNERHGLGLGLSISQRIIESMQGQINVANAEDGGAIFHIILPIYLLEERPSI, encoded by the coding sequence ATGCTACCCATGACGCCCAAAGCCAAGAAACGTCTTCTTCTGACCATAGCGCTACTCGCGGGCCTATTCGCCATTTTGAAATTAACCTATTGGGTGCATTTACATCAGGGCAAAGTGGAGATCCAACAGCAATCGGAAAAACAATTAAAGGAACTCGTTAGCTTTTTAGATGGCGCCCTCTCCCGCTACGAAAGCATTCCCCATGTGCTCTCAACAAATCCTATGCTGGCTAATGTGCTTAACGATCAGCAAAACCCGAACAAAATCCAAGAATTAAACCTCTATTTAGAGGAAATCCAGCATGTTACAGAAGCATCAGATATTTATCTTATCGATGCATTAGGGATTGCCATTGCCGCCAGTAACTGGCAACAGAGCTTCTCTTTTATCGGTAAAGACTATTCCTTCAGACCCTATTACACCGATGCCATCTCGGGAAATTTAGGCCGTTATTATGCGGTGGGAACGAGCTCAGATAAGCGCGGTTTTTACTTTTCGTATCCCATTTATCAACGGGGAGGCAAAGGCATACTCGGGGCCATTATCGTCAAAGTGGATATTGCCGATATAGAACAGCAAAGCACTAGCATAGCGATGGCGGGCCAATATCAATTTTTGATCAGCGATCCCGACGACATAGTGTTTATTTCCAGCGTCGACGAATGGCGCCTAACGTCTCTCACGCCGCTGACGCAAGCAAAACAGTATGCACTGAATGCCTCAAAACGCTACGCTGAACGCCCCATAGGCGAATTGTTAATGAAGCCCCAATACCAAGAAAAGGGCAACAACGGCGATCATATTTATCAAATACGCACGGGCAATGCCCTAGCCCAGTATATGGACACCCATCATTTGATGACCAAGGCGGGTTGGCGCGTGCATATTCTCTCGCCGATGAAGCCGCTGCTCGAGTCTATGCCTGCAATGATGTTATTGTCGGCCTCCATTTATCTATTGCTGGCACTGGGCATTCTCTTTAGCAGTGAGCGACGTCGCAACCTGCAACGCATGCAGCTGGCGCAAAACCTGCTCGAACAACGGGTTGAAGAGCGAACTCAAGATCTGCTACAGGCAAACAATCGCCTAAAAGATACCCAAGATGAGTTGATCCAAGCGGCTAAATTAACCGTGATAGGCAGTCTGTCCGCCAGTATTAACCATGAACTCAACCAGCCCTTAGCCGCCCTGCGCAGCTATGCGCAGAATACTCAAACTTTTCTTGCCCGGAATATGCAGGATAAGGCATTGGATAATCTTAAGATTATTATCGAACTCACAGATAGGCTCGCCGATATTGTCGGCCAATTTAAAAGTTTTACCCGCAAGAGCCAGGGCAACGACAGCGCCACCGATATTAACCGCTGTATTAAGCAGGCACTGACGATAGTACAACCCGAAATTGACAAGCAAGGGGTTGAATTAGATGTACAATTGCCCGAAGGACAATACCAAGTCTGGGGCGATAAAGTGAGATTACAGCAAGTGTTTGTCAATATTATGAGTAACGCTATTGTCGCCATGCAACTCTCGGTTAAACGGCGTTTGATTATTCGCGTCACCAGTGAAGATAAATTCTGTATCAGCATCCAAGATTCCGGGCCCGGTGTCAGGGAAAGCCAAATGGAAAAAATCTTCGAGCCCTATTTCACCACTAACGAACGCCATGGCCTTGGGCTAGGATTATCTATCTCCCAACGTATTATTGAATCTATGCAGGGTCAGATCAATGTCGCCAATGCCGAAGACGGCGGCGCTATTTTTCACATTATTTTACCGATTTATTTGCTCGAGGAACGCCCGTCAATATGA